The Deltaproteobacteria bacterium nucleotide sequence GTAAAAATGCCGAGAACAATCACTTCGCCCCAAAACAGCGAGCGATAGTACATGGTGAACTCCATACTTGCCGAGTTCAAACCCGCGGTGAACATATACGCGTAATTCCAGAACCAGAGAAACACGTTCGCTGCCATCACCAGCGCACATGAAATAAATAACGACTTCCACCCAACCATCCAGCCTGTTGGTTTGGCGGATTGCCCGGTTGTCGTTGTGCTATGACCATTTTCTCGTGGCGCCTGCCGCACTGACTGTGACTGTGCCATACAGAACCCTCCTTCAATTCAATTTGCTACTCGGCGTATCTTTCGTTTGCCTACGGAAGCCTCTTCTCGTTGTTGTCGTCGCGAGCTGATCTGATAACGAATAACTGAAACTGCCATTACGACAAACAATCCAACAACCATCAACGTTGGTTTCACCATCGCTGTATACCACGGGAGCACTTGGATGGGGAAGGAAAATTTATGCACCTCTTTTCCGGCTCCCAGGTCAACGACAACCTGCGCTGAGTACGTATTCCCCTCCTCAAAAACCACTTCCGAATCGATGACTCCTTTATTTAACATTTGCGCCGGAAGCGATAGAACTGACCGCGCCTGCCCAGATGCACCTTGCGCGGTCATCTCGACGGCAATGGGCACTTGTCGCAACTCTCCAGCCGTCACATCGACCACCACCACCGTCTTCCCTGCGCGCGGAACTTCTTCACAATACTCCGCGTCAGGATCAAAATGCGGTTGGTACAGGGTAAGGTGTAACAGCGAATCTCCTATCTGCTTCCGACATGGGTCATCTGGTCCTCGATCACGATGCGCCCAAGCTGTTGGAATCATTAACCAACCAACCATCGTAAGAGTCACGAGAGAGAAAAAACGACGGCTTACCATGCGCATCCGGATCAACCTGACCTCGTATCGAATAAGCTTATCAAACCAGCAACTTGCACGCCCTTTATGCTGTTAGAGACCGTCTCCTGTCAAGGGCTTGCGAAGACAAGAAAGAAAGCAAGAACCAAAAGCCCAGACGCCTGATCTCCTTATCACTTGCTGTATTCCACAACCATCGTTTATATTGCCCGTTTATAGTGCGGTTGGAGAATCAAGGCGCATTAGTGATCAGAAAGGGAAAAATGAAGAAGATTCATCACCAATCTTTGCTCTTGATAGCTGCGAGCGTCTATTTTACCTACTTTGCCGCCGTTGGATCCGCGCACGGGCAAGAAGCAAAGCAACTGTACGACCAAACCTGCGCTATGTGTCACGGGCCGGAAGGCAAAGGCGATGGGCCCACCGCCCAGGTCTTACAACCGAAACCGGCAAATTTAGCGACTGCCATTAAAGGCAAGAACGACGCCTATCTGACGAAAATCCTCAAGGGTGGCGGCGCCAGCGTTGGAAAATCTCCGCTCATGCCAGCCTATGATGGGCTGCTCAAAGACGACCAAATCAAAACCCTGATTAAATATGTGAAAGGGTTTGCGGCGTCGTAGAGTTGAACCGAGGTTTTTCATTGCGAGGAGCAAGGCAACGAAGCAATCTCGTCCTAATTCCCAAATAAATCAGAGATTGCTTCGCTTCGCTCGCAATGACATGCACCGGCGACTTGTTGTTCAAATCTCCTGCTTACTCATCGCTTCAGCAATATAATCCGCCTGCCGGATCGCCAACGTCACAATCGTCAAGGTTGGATTACACGCTGCACCAGTTGTGAATTGGCTGCCATCAGAAATGAACAGGTTGGAGATATCGTGACTCTGTCCCCACTTGTTCACCACACCATCCTTTGGCTTCTCACTCATGCGATTAGTCCCGAGATTGTGCGTTGATGGATACGGCGGCGTTTCAAAGTTCTTCGTCGCGCCCACCGCACTGTAGATCGCTGATCCTTGCTTATAGGCGTGCTTACGCATAGCGATGTCGTTGTCGTGGTCATCGAAATGTACGTTGGGAATCGGCATGCCAAACTGATCTTTTTCGCTCGCATGCAGGGTGATGCGATTGCTCTCACGCGGCATGTCTTCACCAACTAACCACATTCCAGCCGTATGAGTGAATTGATCCATCATCGCAGTGAAATCGCTGCCCCATGCGCCTGGATCAAGAAAGGCAGCCATAAACGGCAAGCCGAGCGAGATGGTTTCGATGTGATAGCCACCGACAAAGCCACGTTTCGGATCATTGATCGCTTCGTCTTCGACAATCCCGGCCATCACCGTGCCGCGATGCATATTCACCTCGTTGGGGAACATGCCATACACACTACCAGTCATGTGACGCATGTAGTTGCGTCCAACTTGACCGGACGAATTCGCCAGACCATCACGAAATGTGTTGGAGGCTGAGTTCAGCAACAGGCGGGCACTTTCAATCGAGTTCGCGGCAACGCACACGACGCGAGCTTTTTGCTCGACCTGTTTGCCATTCTTGTCAGCGTAGACGACGCCGGAGACCTTCCCTTTGTCGTTATGGAGAATACGCAGCACTTGGCACTCTGGACGTAAGTCGAGCTTACCAGTGGTCTCAGCTTTGGGAATTTCTGTGTACAGCGTCGACCACTTCGCGCCACTCTTACAGCCTTCAAAGCAGAAGCCAATCTGCATACAGCCACTGCGACCATCACGTGGTTGTGAGTTAATCGCCATGTTCCCGGTGTGGACTTGCTTGTAACCGATCTTCTTGGCGCCAGCCGCCAGTACTTTGAAATTATTATTGCCCGGCAAACGTGGAATATTATTGGTGCCGGTGACACCCATTTTATTTTCGGCTTTTGCATAGTACGGCTCTAGATCAGCCAACGTGATGGGCCAGTCGAGCAAGTTCGCACCCGCAACCTCACCGTAGGTCGTCCGTGCCTTGAGCTCATAGTCCTTAAAGCGCAATGATGCTCCAGCCCAGTGGACGGTCGTCCCACCAACTGCTTTCACCGTCCACGCTGGCAGATTGGGAAAATTCTTGGCCATACGCCACGAACCGGACGTGGTCCGTTTATCGAGCCAGGCAATCTTGTTGAACATCGGCCATTCGTCGTTGGCAAAATCTTTAATCTCGATCCGTTTGCCAGCTTCGAGGAGAACGACCTTCACTCCCTTCTGACACAACTCATTGGCCAAGGTGCCACCGCCAGCACCAGAGCCGATGATGACCACCACGCTATCGTCTTTTAATTCGTACTTCGCCATGATCCTTCCCCTCACTATTCCTTTGGCAACCACTTGATGTCGTCAAACCCACGGGCAAGATACCCACCCAATTGCCACGACGAACCTTCATACCCAAACTTCTTCCACACTGAGGGAAGGTTGTATGGGCCACCGGGACCGACCAGTGGGCCTCGCACGGCCTGGAAAAACGGTGAGGATTCCATTCCCTTCAAGACCTTGAACCTGTCTTCGTCTGTAGCCTCAACCCACTTCCCTTTCGCTGCCGCATCAAGCGCAGCAACACCTTCTTGCAAGAGCTTTGCGAAAGCAGAATCTGAACTGGCCGTCTTGGCAAACCCCTCGACAGCCTTGCCATACTCGGCATCTTCAATCAGTTTATGTGGATAGAGTTGGCGACACATAGCGATGAGCGTCTTGGTCGTGTGTTCATCAAGCGTCGCTTTTTTTGCTGCCCAGGCAGTAGTCGAGTCAAGCAGCAGCGCTCCAGTACCACCGGCGACAGCAGCGCCAGCAATAGCAAGACTACTGGTCTGCAAGAACTGACGACGATTCATACGTTTCTTCATGGACGGGCCCCTCTCCTCGTACACGCAAGCTTAACAATCGTACATTTTGCGGTTGAATTCCGGCGCTTACCTTGGCATCCTGCGAGTAGGTTGTCAACAATTTTACTGCCAACGCAAGCGACCGTTAGTAACAGCGACAAGAAGAAGGAGGGACAGTGTCATGCCAGCAGCTCATTTTTTCGCCAACAGTCCGGAAGAAGTCGGTCTTGATTCACAAAAGGTGCAATCTCTTTTTGAACGCGCCGAACGCGAAGTAAAAGAAGGTCTCCTGCCGGCCTGTCAGGTCGCCATTGCCCGCAATGGCAAAATCGGCGCCATGCAGACGTTCGGACGCGCGGTGCAAGGGGGAACCGAGAAACCTGCCACCAACGATACGCTCTTTGTCATCATGTCTGCCACCAAAGCCTTCTGCGCCGCCTCATCCTGGATGCTGATGCAAGAGGGCAAACTGCAGGTCAGCGATCGGATCGTGAAATACGTGCCCGAATTTGGCACCAACGGCAAAGATGAGATCACCGTCGAGCAGTGCCTCATTCATACCTCCGCAATCCCCTATGCCCCGCACTGGCAGAAAGATTGGGCCGATAAACAGCGACGCACCGAACGCTATGCGAAATGGAAGACCGATCACAAACCGGGTGAGAAGTTCATTTATCACATTTCAGCCAACTTCTGGCCGATTGCCGACATTGTCGAACGCTCAAGTGGCATGGCCTACCACGACTTCGTGCGCACGCGCATCGCAGAGCCTTTAGGTATTCCTGACCTGCGCGTGAGAATAGACGAAGAGCTGAACAACCGAGTTGCTGAGTTGCGCTGGGTCGGACAACCAATGACTGCCGAAGAATACGCTAAGATGGGAATGAAACCACCGCGTGGTAGCGTGTCGGCAATCAGCGAAGAAGGTGTCCTCGAATTGAATGAACTCACGACGAGAATGGCAGGGTCGCCCTCAGCGGGTGGAATCACTACGGCCGGTGATATCGCACTCTTCTATCAGGCATTGTTGAACGATGGGAAGTCGCATGACGGTAAACAGATTTGGAAGCCTGAGATGTTGCGCGAAGCGCGCCGGGTGCGCACTGGGGAGTTGAAAGACCCCTATCTCGGCATGCTT carries:
- a CDS encoding cytochrome c: MKKIHHQSLLLIAASVYFTYFAAVGSAHGQEAKQLYDQTCAMCHGPEGKGDGPTAQVLQPKPANLATAIKGKNDAYLTKILKGGGASVGKSPLMPAYDGLLKDDQIKTLIKYVKGFAAS
- a CDS encoding GMC family oxidoreductase; translated protein: MAKYELKDDSVVVIIGSGAGGGTLANELCQKGVKVVLLEAGKRIEIKDFANDEWPMFNKIAWLDKRTTSGSWRMAKNFPNLPAWTVKAVGGTTVHWAGASLRFKDYELKARTTYGEVAGANLLDWPITLADLEPYYAKAENKMGVTGTNNIPRLPGNNNFKVLAAGAKKIGYKQVHTGNMAINSQPRDGRSGCMQIGFCFEGCKSGAKWSTLYTEIPKAETTGKLDLRPECQVLRILHNDKGKVSGVVYADKNGKQVEQKARVVCVAANSIESARLLLNSASNTFRDGLANSSGQVGRNYMRHMTGSVYGMFPNEVNMHRGTVMAGIVEDEAINDPKRGFVGGYHIETISLGLPFMAAFLDPGAWGSDFTAMMDQFTHTAGMWLVGEDMPRESNRITLHASEKDQFGMPIPNVHFDDHDNDIAMRKHAYKQGSAIYSAVGATKNFETPPYPSTHNLGTNRMSEKPKDGVVNKWGQSHDISNLFISDGSQFTTGAACNPTLTIVTLAIRQADYIAEAMSKQEI
- a CDS encoding twin-arginine translocation signal domain-containing protein; this encodes MKKRMNRRQFLQTSSLAIAGAAVAGGTGALLLDSTTAWAAKKATLDEHTTKTLIAMCRQLYPHKLIEDAEYGKAVEGFAKTASSDSAFAKLLQEGVAALDAAAKGKWVEATDEDRFKVLKGMESSPFFQAVRGPLVGPGGPYNLPSVWKKFGYEGSSWQLGGYLARGFDDIKWLPKE
- a CDS encoding beta-lactamase family protein — its product is MPAAHFFANSPEEVGLDSQKVQSLFERAEREVKEGLLPACQVAIARNGKIGAMQTFGRAVQGGTEKPATNDTLFVIMSATKAFCAASSWMLMQEGKLQVSDRIVKYVPEFGTNGKDEITVEQCLIHTSAIPYAPHWQKDWADKQRRTERYAKWKTDHKPGEKFIYHISANFWPIADIVERSSGMAYHDFVRTRIAEPLGIPDLRVRIDEELNNRVAELRWVGQPMTAEEYAKMGMKPPRGSVSAISEEGVLELNELTTRMAGSPSAGGITTAGDIALFYQALLNDGKSHDGKQIWKPEMLREARRVRTGELKDPYLGMLANRGLGIAIAGGDGNANKRGFGRTNSPESFGHPGFGGQTAWADPATGISFSYLTNGFDRNDVREGRRQVALSSLAAACAK